Sequence from the Cucurbita pepo subsp. pepo cultivar mu-cu-16 chromosome LG02, ASM280686v2, whole genome shotgun sequence genome:
TCCTTTGCAAAGATTGCATATGATACTCTCTCTTTCTACTGGCTTACCCCTAGAAGAATCAGGAAGAGGATGGCCGAGCAAGGCGTTTATGGCCCCAACCCACGACCCTTCACCGGAAACATCCTCGATGTCGTAGAGCTTGTCAAGGAATCCACAGCCAACGACATGAGCTCCATCAGTCACGACATCGTTGATCGTTTGTTACCCTATTACTCTGCATGGACAAAGCAATACGGTACGACTAACACTTTTATCCTGTTTAAAAGAGTTCATGATTCATTGGTTAGACGGTTGAGGTGAAGATATTTGGACCTTGAATTATGGTTACAGTAAAATATCTAGTATGATTGAAGATATTTAGTCTTTCATTACCGTATAGGTATCATATTTGGACCCTGAATTATGGTTATGGTAAAATATTCCGtatgattaagaatatttagccTTTCATTACTGTATAGGTATCATATTTGGGTCTTTGTTAGACAAATATCTGTTATGAACCTTTCATTACAGTTtaggtatcatatttgacatttatttattgttcattttattttgtaatttatttgattatgtaaataattataaatagagaattttccCTCCAATTGAGGTGcggtggttttagcaaatacTTTTGTAGACTACGAATAAACAATTAACCCGTGAACTTAAACTTATTCAGGAAAGAGGTTTATATATTGGAACGGGATGGAGCCGAGGCTGTGTTTGACGGAGATGGAGTTGGTGAAGGAAGTATTGGGGAAGAGCAGCAATGTGTGTGGGAGGTCATGGATGCAAAGACAAGGGACCAAACACTTCATAGGCAATGGATTGTTGATGGCAAATGGAGAAAATTGGCATCATCAACGTCACCTCATTTCACCTGCGTTTAGGGGGGAAAGGCTTAAGGTTCATatccaaaaccctaaacattttgttagatgaacacgactctccacaatagtatgatattaagcataagctctcataactTTGATTTGAGCTTGCTcaaaaaggtctcgtaccaatagagataatattctttgattataaactcatgaatTAGCGTTTCATCCAacacatttaatatatatatatatttttttgtaatatgaCATGAATAGAGCTATGCGGGGTTGATGGTGGAATGCACCAACAAAATGATCCAATCATTGGAGGCCCAATTGGAGGAGGGCCAGACAGTGTTCGAAATTGCTGATTGCATGAAACGCCTCACCGCCGACATCATTTCCCGGACTGCGTTCGACGCAAGCTCCGACAAAGGCATCCAAATCTTTGATATGCTCACTCAGCTTCAGCACCTCTGCGCACAAGCCAGCCGCCACCTCTGCATCCCCGGTAGCCGGTGCGTTTTTCTAAACCAAATATTTCATTTCGTAGGGTGTTAGGAACCACAACTCTCCATAGCagtagtatgatattatctactttaaACATAAACTATGTATCTGTGTACCCGAGCTCCTTCTAACAACCTATTTATTAGTTATCTGATAACATCGTAGGGTTACTATGAAGTttctgttaggaatcacgaacctctacaatagtatgatattgtccactttgagtacaagctttcatggctttgcttttggttttttttaaaagacctataccaatggagataatgtTCCTTACTTACAAACCCATGACTTACCCCTtaattaaccgatgtgagactactattctcaataatcctcaacaatccttccTTCTAACAAAATACACTATAAAGCCTTCTCCGAGGTCTCCTCTTGGAGCTCTCAAACAAAGCACAAACCTTTGAGactcacaatttctttattcTACACTTGAAGATTCTATGGACATGGCTAATTTAAGGACATGACTCTATACTAAGTTGGGAATCACGAActtctacaatggtatgatattgtccacttcgaaCATAAGTACTCatgaatttgtttttagttttcccaaaatgtctcatactaATCGAGATAGtgtttcttacttataaacccacgatcttccccttaattagccagcATGAGACTATTTcttccaataatcctcaactaCCCGTAAGCTTATGCTTGTAGAGTGCACTCCCACTACTGCAGAGGGGACAATCCTTACGGACATGGATTAAAGGAAGACCCTTTTGTCAATTTCAGTTGTCTTGCTAACAAGCCACTTCATCTACCCCTAGAGCACTAGATATCAACTGTAATATGGAGGGGCTAATTTCATTTCCATTCTGTCTTCTATGGCACCCATGGTTTGTTGGGCTATCAATTAGTGAACTTGAAATCATGCAACTCATGAAGGTTTGAAGCTGTGGACCAAGTTAACCTCCCATAACTCTATGTGAGTTATGCCCCATGTGATCTGTATCTTTCATTAGCGTTTACCAAAACTCGCCATGTCTCTCGTACATTCAAAAGTTTAACAGAGATGGTTGCATTGAAACGTTTAGTATTTCATAagatatgaaccaaaatgaATCGAAGTCAAAAAAATGGGTCCTTCCTCACAAAACCCTTTTGGTTTATATAAAGCTATGAACATCCATGAAGCTTCGCTTTTTCCCACGCGTCTGCAGAACAAAATCTCCAGATCTTaacctttcttttcctctcctttGTTGACAATTCTTCCATCTTTTTCACTCAAAAGAATACACATTTAAACTAATGTTTTGCTCCCATTTCCCATTTCTTTCCGCCATACATGACCATTTGAATTACAAGAATTCATCAAAGTGGATGATATTCATAAGACTTCAACGTTGTCCCAACAACGTTGAGCATCGACGTTATTGAAAGATAGCCAAAGATCTTCATATTTTAGATTCTTGAGACAAAAAGGGTCCATTGTTATGAGGTATTTGCTTTATAGGTAGAGATGCTTTTTGGTGAGAAACACAAGTCAAAGAGCAAATCTTAGATTGCTTTCGGTTAGGGTTACATGCACTATTATGAATCATCTTAATTTGTAACATATGACGACTTAATTGGTCCCTCTCTGTCGGTTTGCTATTTCACATGTTTTGCTTTTCGTCCTTTTCGAAATAGAGAATGTTTACTAGatacaaacacaaaaatttaaaaactcaaCTTGTAATGTAGCCCAAAAACCATCTAGATCTCGCAACCTAAAATATGTTCGTAACATACTTCAcgtgggttttttcttttcttttttttttttttttttttttgggtaatttGGTGACATGCATGAAACCATTTCTACACATATTGATGGACATCCATCAAGATCTAAAAATCTAGAGTAGGATATTTAGACCACTTTTTTATAATGTTGTTgactcattaaaaaataaaaaataataaaaaggcaTATTTAGGAATTAGGATCTATATGTTGGTAGATGTTTTGGATGAAAGGAATAGCTAAACCCTACCAATATTTAAACTCGTAggttaaattgaaattttaatttacaaatttttacgATCGATCATTGTACGttagaatgaaaattatatcGTTATTGTTCTTATAGAATTTAAAGCATATGATTTCTCTAATCTTTCAGTTTACGATGCTTAAAAAGTCTCTGCTCTTTATTCGTTGATTTAGATGACGTTGTGATCACGGGACAAGTTAATACTAGGTGTGATCTTTATCTACGTATTATTTTTGAGTTCATGAACATCAgggaatatatttttgaattttttttaaaaatttgaaggtagTTTTGAAAGGTCTTTTtacaacaaaatattaaccgtTTTATCTAACATTAAGGGT
This genomic interval carries:
- the LOC111788489 gene encoding cytokinin hydroxylase-like codes for the protein MAIMIFLATLLVIFVSSFAKIAYDTLSFYWLTPRRIRKRMAEQGVYGPNPRPFTGNILDVVELVKESTANDMSSISHDIVDRLLPYYSAWTKQYGKRFIYWNGMEPRLCLTEMELVKEVLGKSSNVCGRSWMQRQGTKHFIGNGLLMANGENWHHQRHLISPAFRGERLKSYAGLMVECTNKMIQSLEAQLEEGQTVFEIADCMKRLTADIISRTAFDASSDKGIQIFDMLTQLQHLCAQASRHLCIPGSRCVFLNQIFHFVGC